From the genome of Caloenas nicobarica isolate bCalNic1 chromosome 16, bCalNic1.hap1, whole genome shotgun sequence, one region includes:
- the TMEM120B gene encoding transmembrane protein 120B isoform X3: MRLQPERCRGEWRELEEEFRQLQETHKVYRQKLEEVTSLQTACSTSIQRQKKTLRELKHSLQRCKPRASPEEFALIQELSAQIKERQNAFFDMEAYLPKKNGLYLNLVLGNVNVTLLSNQAKFAYKDEYEKFKLYLTIILLLGAIACRFFLHYRVTDEVFNFLLVWYYCTLTIRESILISNGSRIKGWWVSHHYVSTFLSGVMLTWPDGLMYQMFRSQFLAFSIFQSCVQFLQYYYQRGCLYRLRALGERNHLDLTVEGFQSWMWRGLTFLLPFLFFGHFWQLYNAITLFGLSRHKECKEWQVGFRVGIHVFAALPRELPHDSQSGAH; this comes from the exons ATGAGGCTGCAGCCGGAGCGGTGCCGCGGCGAGTggcgggagctggaggaggagttCCGGCAGCTGCAG GAAACGCACAAAGTTTACAGGCAGAAACTGGAGGAAGTCACCAGCTTGCAGACGGCCTGCAGCACGTCCATACAGCGGCAGAAGAAGACGCTGAGGGAGCTGAAGCACAGCCTGCAACG GTGCAAGCCCAGAGCGAGTCCTGAAGAGTTTGCTCTCATTCAGGAGCTCAGCGCCCAGATCAAGGAGAggcaaaatgccttttttgaCATGGAAGCCTACTTGCCGAAGAAGAACGG CTTGTACTTAAACCTGGTGCTGGGAAATGTGAATGTAACTCTCCTGAGTAACCAAGCAAA GTTTGCCTACAAGGATGAATATGAGAAGTTCAAGCTTTATCTGACAATAATCTTGTTACTCGGGGCCATCGCCTGCAGGTTTTTTCTCCACTACAG GGTGACAGATGAAGTGTTTAACTTTCTGTTAGTGTGGTATTACTGCACGCTGACGATACGGGAAAGCATTCTCATTAGCAATGGCTCCAG gatCAAAGGCTGGTGGGTGTCTCATCACTACGTCTCCACGTTCCTGTCTGGAGTGATGTTAACGTG gCCAGATGGACTCATGTACCAAATGTTTCGCAGTCAATTTTTAGcattttcaatatttcaga gttgTGTTCAATTCCTACAGTATTATTATCAAAGGGGCTGCCTCTATAGACTCCGTGCTTTGGGGGAGAGAAACCACTTGGACCTTACAGTCG AAGGATTTCAGTCCTGGATGTGGCGAGGGCTGACgtttctcctccccttcttgTTCTTTGGGCAC ttctgGCAGCTGTATAATGCAATCACACTTTTCGGGTTGTCGAGGCATAAGGAGTGCAAAGAATGGCAGGTGG GTTTTCGTGTTGGCATTCACGTTTTTGCTGCTCTTCCTCGGGAACTTCCTCACGACTCTCAAAGTGGTGCACACTAA
- the TMEM120B gene encoding transmembrane protein 120B isoform X1, with the protein MRLQPERCRGEWRELEEEFRQLQETHKVYRQKLEEVTSLQTACSTSIQRQKKTLRELKHSLQRCKPRASPEEFALIQELSAQIKERQNAFFDMEAYLPKKNGLYLNLVLGNVNVTLLSNQAKFAYKDEYEKFKLYLTIILLLGAIACRFFLHYRVTDEVFNFLLVWYYCTLTIRESILISNGSRIKGWWVSHHYVSTFLSGVMLTWPDGLMYQMFRSQFLAFSIFQSCVQFLQYYYQRGCLYRLRALGERNHLDLTVEGFQSWMWRGLTFLLPFLFFGHFWQLYNAITLFGLSRHKECKEWQVFVLAFTFLLLFLGNFLTTLKVVHTKFQKNKDKTKKL; encoded by the exons ATGAGGCTGCAGCCGGAGCGGTGCCGCGGCGAGTggcgggagctggaggaggagttCCGGCAGCTGCAG GAAACGCACAAAGTTTACAGGCAGAAACTGGAGGAAGTCACCAGCTTGCAGACGGCCTGCAGCACGTCCATACAGCGGCAGAAGAAGACGCTGAGGGAGCTGAAGCACAGCCTGCAACG GTGCAAGCCCAGAGCGAGTCCTGAAGAGTTTGCTCTCATTCAGGAGCTCAGCGCCCAGATCAAGGAGAggcaaaatgccttttttgaCATGGAAGCCTACTTGCCGAAGAAGAACGG CTTGTACTTAAACCTGGTGCTGGGAAATGTGAATGTAACTCTCCTGAGTAACCAAGCAAA GTTTGCCTACAAGGATGAATATGAGAAGTTCAAGCTTTATCTGACAATAATCTTGTTACTCGGGGCCATCGCCTGCAGGTTTTTTCTCCACTACAG GGTGACAGATGAAGTGTTTAACTTTCTGTTAGTGTGGTATTACTGCACGCTGACGATACGGGAAAGCATTCTCATTAGCAATGGCTCCAG gatCAAAGGCTGGTGGGTGTCTCATCACTACGTCTCCACGTTCCTGTCTGGAGTGATGTTAACGTG gCCAGATGGACTCATGTACCAAATGTTTCGCAGTCAATTTTTAGcattttcaatatttcaga gttgTGTTCAATTCCTACAGTATTATTATCAAAGGGGCTGCCTCTATAGACTCCGTGCTTTGGGGGAGAGAAACCACTTGGACCTTACAGTCG AAGGATTTCAGTCCTGGATGTGGCGAGGGCTGACgtttctcctccccttcttgTTCTTTGGGCAC ttctgGCAGCTGTATAATGCAATCACACTTTTCGGGTTGTCGAGGCATAAGGAGTGCAAAGAATGGCAG GTTTTCGTGTTGGCATTCACGTTTTTGCTGCTCTTCCTCGGGAACTTCCTCACGACTCTCAAAGTGGTGCACACTAAATTCCAgaagaacaaagacaaaacGAAGAAGCTGTga
- the TMEM120B gene encoding transmembrane protein 120B isoform X2 — MRLQPERCRGEWRELEEEFRQLQETHKVYRQKLEEVTSLQTACSTSIQRQKKTLRELKHSLQRCKPRASPEEFALIQELSAQIKERQNAFFDMEAYLPKKNGLYLNLVLGNVNVTLLSNQAKFAYKDEYEKFKLYLTIILLLGAIACRFFLHYRVTDEVFNFLLVWYYCTLTIRESILISNGSRIKGWWVSHHYVSTFLSGVMLTWPDGLMYQMFRSQFLAFSIFQSCVQFLQYYYQRGCLYRLRALGERNHLDLTVGFQSWMWRGLTFLLPFLFFGHFWQLYNAITLFGLSRHKECKEWQVFVLAFTFLLLFLGNFLTTLKVVHTKFQKNKDKTKKL; from the exons ATGAGGCTGCAGCCGGAGCGGTGCCGCGGCGAGTggcgggagctggaggaggagttCCGGCAGCTGCAG GAAACGCACAAAGTTTACAGGCAGAAACTGGAGGAAGTCACCAGCTTGCAGACGGCCTGCAGCACGTCCATACAGCGGCAGAAGAAGACGCTGAGGGAGCTGAAGCACAGCCTGCAACG GTGCAAGCCCAGAGCGAGTCCTGAAGAGTTTGCTCTCATTCAGGAGCTCAGCGCCCAGATCAAGGAGAggcaaaatgccttttttgaCATGGAAGCCTACTTGCCGAAGAAGAACGG CTTGTACTTAAACCTGGTGCTGGGAAATGTGAATGTAACTCTCCTGAGTAACCAAGCAAA GTTTGCCTACAAGGATGAATATGAGAAGTTCAAGCTTTATCTGACAATAATCTTGTTACTCGGGGCCATCGCCTGCAGGTTTTTTCTCCACTACAG GGTGACAGATGAAGTGTTTAACTTTCTGTTAGTGTGGTATTACTGCACGCTGACGATACGGGAAAGCATTCTCATTAGCAATGGCTCCAG gatCAAAGGCTGGTGGGTGTCTCATCACTACGTCTCCACGTTCCTGTCTGGAGTGATGTTAACGTG gCCAGATGGACTCATGTACCAAATGTTTCGCAGTCAATTTTTAGcattttcaatatttcaga gttgTGTTCAATTCCTACAGTATTATTATCAAAGGGGCTGCCTCTATAGACTCCGTGCTTTGGGGGAGAGAAACCACTTGGACCTTACAGTCG GATTTCAGTCCTGGATGTGGCGAGGGCTGACgtttctcctccccttcttgTTCTTTGGGCAC ttctgGCAGCTGTATAATGCAATCACACTTTTCGGGTTGTCGAGGCATAAGGAGTGCAAAGAATGGCAG GTTTTCGTGTTGGCATTCACGTTTTTGCTGCTCTTCCTCGGGAACTTCCTCACGACTCTCAAAGTGGTGCACACTAAATTCCAgaagaacaaagacaaaacGAAGAAGCTGTga